A genomic segment from Necator americanus strain Aroian chromosome III, whole genome shotgun sequence encodes:
- a CDS encoding hypothetical protein (NECATOR_CHRIII.G10285.T1) produces the protein MSDMASKRWQRFIAASLLTAALFYLTINRQILRRLQNEEDIKESTLFNLFSKTYGRERIIEHSVCLMDGTCVDIRERLVHDGRKYLVAREITAGMLRTSTMFLKTPKKLTASIMDTTKWEVDSGAITFESYVTTMIEEIFISGAAQMSPYNSAHILMLGLGGGYINSYLHHKFPNMDITVVELDPQMLEISKKWFGLKLDQRQRVFLMDGVHFVRNAVTEGRKYDAILVDACTSDTNAWIICPANDFVVPEVVKKFAELLTDKGSLIVNVLSIRHKKVIGTMVQNIFNQAFKYCILKQAHSRSNLVITCAQHPLPKGLESKYEKFAGYGKYGAKVSRMIGISS, from the exons ACGGCGGCGTTATTCTATTTGACCATCAATCGACAAATATTGAGACGATTACAAAATGAGGAAGATATAAAAGAGAGCACATTGTTCAACCTGTTCTCTAAAACTTATGGAAGGGAGAGAATCAT CGAACATTCCGTGTGTCTAATGGATGGAACGTGTGTAGATATACGCGAACGTCTTGTGCATGACGGAAGGAA ATATTTGGTTGCTCGGGAAATTACCGCAGGCATGTTGCGAACGTCCACGATGTTTCTGAAAACGCCAAAGA AATTGACTGCTAGCATCATGGATACAACTAAATGGGAAGTTGACAGCGGAGCAATTACATTTGAGAGCTACGTTACTACGATGATAG AGGAAATATTTATTAGTGGAGCGGCACAGATGTCCCCGTATAATTCTGCTCACATCTTAATGCTTGGCCTTGGTGGAGGTTATATTAACTCTTATCTCCATCACAAGTTTCCTAAC atGGACATTACGGTTGTTGAACTGGATCCCCAGATGTTGGAGATTTCTAAAAAATGGTTCGGTTTAAAATTAGATCAACGACAACGAGTATTTTTAATGGATGGAGTACACTTTGTGAGAAACGCAGTCACTGAAg GTCGAAAATACGATGCGATACTTGTGGATGCATGCACTTCAGACACCAACGCATGGATTATATGTCCAGCAAACGATTTCGTCGTACCAGAAGTTGTAAAGAAATTTGCAGAGTTACTCACAGATAAAG GATCTCTCATAGTCAACGTTTTAAGCATTCGTCATAAGAAAGTGATTGGTACCAtg GTACAAAACATCTTCAACCAAGCATTCAAATATTGTATCCTGAAACAAGCACATAGTAGATCAAATTTG GTAATAACATGTGCACAACATCCGCTGCCAAAAGGTTTAGAAAGTAAATACGAAAAGTTCGCCGGTTACGGTAAATATGGAGCTAAAGTTAGTCGGATGATAGGAATATCTTCATAG
- a CDS encoding hypothetical protein (NECATOR_CHRIII.G10285.T2): protein MASKRWQRFIAASLLTAALFYLTINRQILRRLQNEEDIKESTLFNLFSKTYGRERIIEHSVCLMDGTCVDIRERLVHDGRKYLVAREITAGMLRTSTMFLKTPKKLTASIMDTTKWEVDSGAITFESYVTTMIEEIFISGAAQMSPYNSAHILMLGLGGGYINSYLHHKFPNMDITVVELDPQMLEISKKWFGLKLDQRQRVFLMDGVHFVRNAVTEGRKYDAILVDACTSDTNAWIICPANDFVVPEVVKKFAELLTDKGSLIVNVLSIRHKKVIGTMVQNIFNQAFKYCILKQAHSRSNLVITCAQHPLPKGLESKYEKFAGYGKYGAKVSRMIGISS from the exons ACGGCGGCGTTATTCTATTTGACCATCAATCGACAAATATTGAGACGATTACAAAATGAGGAAGATATAAAAGAGAGCACATTGTTCAACCTGTTCTCTAAAACTTATGGAAGGGAGAGAATCAT CGAACATTCCGTGTGTCTAATGGATGGAACGTGTGTAGATATACGCGAACGTCTTGTGCATGACGGAAGGAA ATATTTGGTTGCTCGGGAAATTACCGCAGGCATGTTGCGAACGTCCACGATGTTTCTGAAAACGCCAAAGA AATTGACTGCTAGCATCATGGATACAACTAAATGGGAAGTTGACAGCGGAGCAATTACATTTGAGAGCTACGTTACTACGATGATAG AGGAAATATTTATTAGTGGAGCGGCACAGATGTCCCCGTATAATTCTGCTCACATCTTAATGCTTGGCCTTGGTGGAGGTTATATTAACTCTTATCTCCATCACAAGTTTCCTAAC atGGACATTACGGTTGTTGAACTGGATCCCCAGATGTTGGAGATTTCTAAAAAATGGTTCGGTTTAAAATTAGATCAACGACAACGAGTATTTTTAATGGATGGAGTACACTTTGTGAGAAACGCAGTCACTGAAg GTCGAAAATACGATGCGATACTTGTGGATGCATGCACTTCAGACACCAACGCATGGATTATATGTCCAGCAAACGATTTCGTCGTACCAGAAGTTGTAAAGAAATTTGCAGAGTTACTCACAGATAAAG GATCTCTCATAGTCAACGTTTTAAGCATTCGTCATAAGAAAGTGATTGGTACCAtg GTACAAAACATCTTCAACCAAGCATTCAAATATTGTATCCTGAAACAAGCACATAGTAGATCAAATTTG GTAATAACATGTGCACAACATCCGCTGCCAAAAGGTTTAGAAAGTAAATACGAAAAGTTCGCCGGTTACGGTAAATATGGAGCTAAAGTTAGTCGGATGATAGGAATATCTTCATAG